Genomic segment of Bacillus sp. BGMRC 2118:
TCATACTTAGGTTATAGAGGAGTAAAAAATGAATCATCATCTCTGGAAAGTATGTTGTGAGTTCCCTTTCACTTGGAATGAAATAGGTGCCATCTTGTTGATTAAAATAAAAGGGATGACAATCAATTGGACTCAAACAACTCCCCCCAGTAAAAGAGATCGTAAAAGTATGATTACTTTTATCAAATTCTATTAATGATGATTTCTTTATATTGTCATTAAGAAAACCTTTAAATCTGTCCTCTGTCATGTGGTACTTATCAAGAATATTGTATTTGAGTAAATAAGTTTGTTCCCGTACTTTACTAAGAGGAAATGAAACCTCCTCTTGATAGCTAAATAGAAAAAGCTGTCTCAATTCGGGTATTCTCTTGAGCAATGAGATCATGTTTAGTTTTTCACCATCGAGATGTTCCACATGGAACAATTTCTCAGCAAAGTGGGAAAATAATCCATTCTTTTGTATCTTCACTTCATCCTTCAGAAAATCATAAGATTGCTTTTTCCTTTTACGTGTCGATACACCATGAGCTAAGACAGATGTTGATTCAGGATATTCTGGGTCGACTGTTAAAAGGCAGGCTTTCACTAATTGTGTCATTCCATAAAATAATAGAACAGGTTTTATCGAGAGTGGAGCTTGTTCTGAAAGTGAAAAGTAGCTCTTGCCATGGTCTATGTAATATATAAAGGGATAACAATTATTGTAGCTTTTCTTTTCAGCATCTTCTAATTTATTTCGACTATAAATTCTGTATAAGAACTCCTGAACATTAGCTGAAGAATGAAAGGGAGTATATGATTGCCATATTGTTTGATGGTCAAACATGTTCATTTATCCCTCCAATATTATTATTTGAATAATCTAACATCTAATTCTCTCCTTGACAGTAGTTTATCCAGTTGTTAAGCTACTAATAAATTTTTACGAGCCTAAGGGGGAAATTGGGATGTGGGAAAATAAGTTTGTTAAAGAAGGACTTACTTTTGATGATGTATTATTAATGCCAGCAAAATCAGAGGTTTTACCGCGTGATGTAGACTTACGTACAGTTTTAACAGATAACTTGAAATTAAACATTCCAATTATTAGTGCAGGTATGGACACTGTTACTGAAGCAGATATGGCAATTGCTATGGCAAGACAAGGTGGTCTTGGTATCATTCATAAGAATATGTCCATTGAAAAGCAAGCTGAACAGGTAGATAAGGTAAAGCGATCAGAAAGTGGTGTTATAACAGATCCATTTTTCTTAACGCCAGACCATCAAGTATATGATGCTGAACACCTTATGGGAAAATATCGTATCTCAGGTGTACCGATTGTTAATAATTTAGAAGAACAAAGGCTCGTAGGTATTATTACAAATCGGGATCTTCGATTCATTCAAGATTTCTCCATCACAATTTCAGATGTTATGACAAAGGAAAACCTTGTCACAGCCCCTGTAGGAACAACATTAGAACAAGCAGAAAAGATACTACAAAAATATAAAATTGAAAAACTACCATTAGTAAATGAGAATGGAATACTTAAGGGCCTAATTACTATAAAGGATCTCGAGAAAGTCATTGAATTCCCTAACTCAGCAAAAGATAGTCAAGGACGTCTTTTGGTTGGCGCAGCAGTAGGTGTCACAGCTGATACGATGGTAAGAGTAGAAAAGTTAATAAAAGCAAATGTAGATTGTTTAGTTTTAGACACAGCTCATGGCCATTCAAAGGGTGTATTAGATAAGGTAAGGGAAATTAAAGCCACATATCCGTCCATTTCATTAATTGCCGGTAACGTAGCAACAGCAGAGGCTACAAGAGATTTAATTGAGGCAGGTGCAGATGTTATAAAGGTAGGTATTGGACCTGGTTCAATCTGTACAACAAGAGTTGTGGCTGGTGTCGGGGTTCCTCAAATTACAGCCATATATGATTGCGCAACAGAAGCAAAAAAATACGGAGTCTCAATAATTGCAGACGGTGGTATTAAATACTCTGGTGATATTGTAAAAGCTCTGGCTGCAGGCGGTAATGCTGTTATGTTAGGTAGCTTATTAGCAGGTGTTTCTGAAAGCCCAGGAGAACGTGAAATCTATCAAGGTCGACAATTCAAGGTATACCGTGGGATGGGTTCTGTAGGTGCTATGGAGAAGGGTAGTAAGGATCGTTATTTCCAAGAAAATAATCAAAAGGCTGTGCCAGAAGGAATTGAGGGACGTGTACCTTATAAAGGCCCTCTAGTAGATACAATTTACCAGTTACTTGGTGGTATTAAGTCAGGAATGGGGTATTGTGGAACACCGACATTACTTGAGTTGAGAGAGTTTTCTCGTTTTGTAAAAATGAGTGGTGCAGGACTTAGAGAGAGCCATCCTCATAATATTCAAATTACAAAAGAAGCACCAAATTATTCATTATAGGTCAAACTACCTTTTTTAATTCTTGGACAGAGACATTTGCGCTCTGTCTATTTTTTTATGTTATCCTATGATAGAATAGTATGGTCAACTTAAGAGGAGGGGTTATAGTGAAAGAGAGAAAGAAGTCTTTCCTTTTTTATTTAGTAGTCATGTCAGTTATAATCGCAACGTTATTTCCTGGAAGCAGAGCTGCTGCGGAAAGTGATATATTAGATATTAAAGGTCATTCTGCCATTCTAGTAGATGCAAATACAGGTATGATCCTATATGAAAAGGAATCAGATACAGCCTTACCTACTGCTAGTATGACAAAAATGATGACTGAATACCTAGTATTAGAAGCGATAAAAGACGGTAAAATTAGTTGGGAACAAGAAACAGGAATTTCTGAATATGTGTATAAAATTTCTCAATTTAGAAGCTTGTCCAATGTACCATTACGTTTGGATGGAACATATACGGTAAAAGAACTGTACGAGGCTATGGCTATTTATTCAGCGAATGGTGCTACAATTGCTCTAGCTGAGCTTGTAGCTGGATCAGAAACAAACTTTGTTAAAATGATGAATGATAAAGCTGAAGAATTAAAATTAGTAAACTATAAATTTGTAAATTCTACAGGTTTAAATAATAAAGATTTACTAGGTAACCACCCTAAAGGTACAGACCAAGCTGAAGAAAATTTAATGTCGGCTAAAGCAACTGCAACGCTTGCATATAATTTGCTTAAAGACTACCCAGAAGTATTAGACACAGCCAGCATTCCAACAAAGGTATTTAGAGAAGGTACGGAAGATAGTATTGATATGATTAACTGGAATGAAATGTTGCCAGGCTTAGGATCAGAATATGCTGGTGTTGACGGCCTAAAGACAGGCTCAACTGACTTGGCTGGTTATTGTTTCACTGGTACTGCAACAAAAGGAGATACTCGATTCATTTCTGTGGTAATGAAAACTGATTCGAGAACTGCGCGTTTTGTTGAAACGAAAAAATTATTAGATTATGGTTTCAGTAATTTTGAAAAGCTGGAAGTTGTAGCTGCAGGTTACCAAGAAAAGGGCAAGAAAACTGTTAAGGTTCAAAAGGGTAAAGAAAATACAGTAGAAATTGAGGCAGCTAAACCTATTGCATTATTAGTTAAACGTGGTGAAAAGGAAAATTATAAACCAGTAGTTAAAATAAGTAAAAAGTCTGTAGAGGCACCTGTAAAAGAAGGAACAAAAGTAGGTACTGTCACAGTTGAGTATAAAGGAGAAGGATCTCTAAGTTTTCTAACTGAAAAAGGTGGAGAACTAGTGAAATCGGATATTGTGACTACAGATAATGTGGAAAAGGCTAATTGGTTTGTTCTACTTATGAAGGCAATCGGAGGATTCTTCGGTGATTTATGGACTAGTAGTGCAGAAGGTATAAAAGGTCTATTTTAGTTAAAACTCCCTCTAGTAGGGAGTTTTTTCTATCTAAATAGTAGGTTTTTTTACAGTTTTAAGGTAGAATAATACAAGACAAAGTCTACATATGGAGAGTCAATTCTAAATGGCTTTTCAACAAGGTGTGCAAAATAATAGTCTTACATACAGGGGGTAAAAGGAATGTCACAATTAGGTACTGAACGTGTTAAGCGTGGAATGGCAGAAATGCAAAAGGGTGGCGTTATCATGGATGTTGTTAACGCTGAGCAAGCAAAAATTGCGGAAGAAGCTGGTGCTGTAGCAGTAATGGCACTTGAGCGTGTTCCGGCTGATATTCGTGCAGCTGGTGGAGTTGCTCGTATGGCAGATCCAACAATTGTTGAGGAAGTTGTTAATGCTGTATCTATTCCAGTTATGGCAAAAGCTCGTATTGGTCATATTGTAGAAGCTCGTGTACTAGAATCATTAGGAGTAGACTACATTGATGAGAGTGAAGTATTAACTCCAGCTGATGAAGAGTACCATATTGATAAAAGACAGTTTACTGTACCGTTTGTTTGTGGTTGCCGTGATTTAGGAGAAGCCGCTAGACGTATCGGAGAAGGTGCATCAATGTTACGTACAAAAGGTGAGCCTGGTACTGGTAATATTGTAGAAGCCGTTCGTCACATGAGAAAAGTAAATGCTCAAATTCGCAAGCTAGTTGCGATGAGTGAAGATGAAGTGATGATGGAAGCAAAACTATTAGGTGCTCCATTTGAATTATTATTAGAAATTAAGCGTTTAGGTCGCTTACCAGTTGTTAACTTTGCTGCAGGTGGAGTAGCAACTCCAGCAGATGCTGCACTTATGATGCAATTGGGGTCTGACGGAGTGTTTGTTGGTTCAGGTATTTTTAAATCAGAAAATCCTGCGAAATTTGCACGTGCAATCGTAGAAGCTACAACTCACTATGAAGATTATGAGTTAATTGCATCTCTATCAAAGGGACTTGGAACTGCGATGAAGGGTGTAGATATTTCATCATTACTACCAGAACAACGCATGCAAGAACGTGGCTGGTAAGGTAAAAGGAGCCTTTAAGTTATGGTTAAAATCGGCGTTTTAGGCTTACAGGGAGCTGTGAGAGAGCATGTTCTGGCCATTGAGGCTTGTGGTGCTGAAGTTACAGTAGTAAAGAGACCAGAACAGCTTGAAGAGCTAGACGGTTTAGTGCTTCCTGGTGGGGAAAGTACAACGATGCGTCGCTTAATAGATAAGTATGGTTTTATGGAACCATTACGTAATTTTGCTGAACACGGCAAGCCAATGTTTGGTACATGTGCAGGATTGATCTTATTAGCGAAGAATATAGCTGGTCATAATGAAGCACATCTTGCTGTTATGGATATGACAGTTGAACGTAATGCATTCGGTAGGCAACGAGAAAGTTTTGAAGCTGAATTAATGATTACAGGTGTTGCTGAAGATTTTGTTGGAGTATTTATTCGTGCACCATATGTGATTGAAGTAGGAGAAGACGTAGAAGTACTGTCAAAGCATAATGGAAGAATTGTTGCTGCCAGACAAGGTCAATTTCTGGCATGTGCTTTTCATCCAGAACTAACAGATGATCATCGTTTTGCTCAATACTTTGTAAATATGGTAAAAGAATCAATATAAATGTATAAAGGCTTGAAATTGGAACAAACTTGTAGTAAATTATGAATTACTAAAATTAGATTTATTAAATCGATGATAGGAACTAGTAACAAGTTTTCTTACTAAAGAGAGTCGGTGGTTGGTGCGAACCGATGTTAGGCACTTGTGAATCCATCCTAGAGTGAAATATCGAACAGCAATCAGTAGATATTTCCGGCATTCTGCCGTTACCGAGATCCAAGAGGAAGATAACGATTGTTATTTTCAATTAGGGTGGCAACGCGGGTAAACTCTCGTCCCTTTATATAGGGACGGGAGTTTTTTGTATTTCTACAGATGTTACTTAAAATGGAGGTTGAAAAAATGTTAGATTTAAAACATTTACGAGCAAACTTTGAAGAGGTAAAAGAGAAGCTAAAGTTTCGCGGTGAAGATTTATCAGACTTAGGAAAATTTGAAGATTTAGATGTAAAAAGAAGAACTTTAATTACAGAAGCAGAAGAATTAAAAAGCAAGCGTAACGAAGTTTCTCAGCAAATTTCTATATTAAAAAGAGAAAAGAAAGATGCGGATAGCCTTATAACAGAAATGAGAGAAGTAGGAGATCGAATTAAGGTACTAGATGATGAGTTACGTGCCGTTGAACAAGAATTAGAATTGTTATTATTGTCTATCCCAAATATCCCACATGAGAGTGTTCCTATTGGAGAAACAGAGGATGATAATATAACTGTTAAAGAGTGGGGAGACGTACCACAATTTAATTTTGAACCAAAACCTCATTGGGATGTGGCAACAGGTTTAGGCGTACTAGATTTTGAACGAGCAGGTAAAGTTACTGGAAGTCGTTTTGTATTTTATAAAGGACTAGGTGCTCGTCTAGAACGTGCATTATTGAACTTTATGTTGGATCTTCATATCGAAGAGCATGGGTATGAAGAAGTAATACCACCCTTTATTGTAAATCGTGATAGTATGACAGGTACAGGACAACTCCCAAAATTTGAGGAAGACGCCTTTAAGATTGTGGGAGAGGATTATTTTTTAATACCAACGTCAGAGGTACCTGTTACAAATTTACATCGAGATGAAATTTTAAATGGTGAGCAATTACCGATAGGGTACGCAGCATTTAGTGCTTGTTTCCGTTCTGAAGCGGGCTCTGCTGGACGTGATACTAGAGGGTTAATCAGACAACATCAGTTTAATAAAGTGGAGCTAGTTCGATTTGTTAAACCTGAAGATTCTTATGAGGAACTGGAAAAGCTAACAGGTCATGCTGAAAAAGTATTACAACTGCTAGAACTTCCATATCGTGTACTAAGCATGTGTACAGCAGATCTAGGATTTACAGCAGCAAAGAAGTACGATATTGAAGTGTGGATTCCAAGCTACAACACATACCGTGAGATTTCTTCTTGTAGTAATTTCGAAGCTTTCCAAGCAAGACGTGCTAATATCAGATTCCGTAGAGAACCAAATGCTAAGCCGGAACATGTTCATACATTAAACGGGTCTGGGTTAGCGATAGGAAGAACAGTCGCAGCTATCTTAGAGAATTACCAACAAGAAGACGGAACGGTTATCATACCAAAAGTATTACGTCCTTATATGGGTAATAAAGAAATCATTGGGTAATAATAAAAGGGAGAATTATTTCTCCCTTTTCCATGTTGAAAATATTGATTAAAAAAATTATAAATAATGTTGACAACCATATTTACTATTTGTTATAGTATTAATTGTCGATACGGAGGAATACCCAAGTCCGGCTGAAGGGATCGGTCTTGAAAACCGACAGGCGGGTTAAACCGCGCGGGGGTTCGAATCCCTCTTCCTCCGCCATATTATCGATCTAATTAGCGCATATTAATTGGAGAATGTCAGGCACATTACTTAGGTAATGTGCTTTTTATATTTTCTTTATATCTATAACAATAACAAAAAAGCATACCCAATTTTGGTATGCTTTACAGTTTTACTGGAGTCTTAATTCTTCTAGTTTGTTCCATGAAATGTCCAATCTTTTGTATAATGGGCTCAATTGAGTTTTCATCAGCCATAATATCATAGTCATTGATGTTTAGTCGTAATACCGGGCACGCACTAAAGTTATTAATCCACTCTTCATAGCGTCCATGCATCTCTTGCCAATACTCAACAGGTGTTTGCTGTTCCATTGGTCTACCACGAAGCTTAATGCGATCTAATATATCATCTAGACTTCCCTCAAGATAAATGAGTAAATTAGGATGTGGGAAGTAGGGAGTCATAACCATTGCCTCAAACAAGCTCGTATACGTTTCGTAATCAACGGCTGTCATCGTGCCTTTATCAAAATGCATCTTAGCAAATATACCTGTATCTTCATAAATGGAACGATCTTGTATAAATCCTCCACCATATTCAAAAATTTTCTTTTGCTCTTTAAAGCGTTCTGCAAGGAAATAGATTTGTAAATGAAAGCTCCATCTCTCGAAATCCATATAGAATTTATCTAGATAAGGATTTGTATCAACCTTCTCAAAAGAAGTTCTAAAACCAAGTGCATTGGCTAATGAGTTTGTCATTGTTGATTTTCCTACACCTACAGTACCAGCAATCGTAATGACAGCATCACTTGGAATTCCGTATTTTTCTCTTAAGTTCATAAAACTGCTCTCCCTTTTACTGTTAGTTCAACGGTCGAAAGAATATTTTCTAAGTCTTTTTCATTCATAACAAAATCCAAGTCGTCACCATTAAAAGTAAGTATAGGAATATGAGGATTTGTTAATTTGAAGTATTCCATCGCGCGATCGTAGTCTTCTAATAGTTGCTGCAGGTAAGCAGCACTCATTTGTTTTTCTATCTCACGGCCACGTTTAGCAACACGGCATAAAAGTGTATCTAAGCTAGCTCGTAAATATATAATGACATTTGGAGTAGGCATATCTCTCGTTAAAATATCATAAATTTGTTGATACTTTTGAAATTGATAATCGTTCAATGTACGTTCAGCAAAAATTATATTTTTCATAATATGATAGTCTGCCACAACAGGTTGGTTTTTGCTTAAATATTTCGTATGAATATCTTCAAGCTGTTTGTATCGATTACATAAGAAAAACATTTCAGTTTGAAAGCTCCATTCTTCGATATCTGTATAAAATTTACCTAGAAATGGATTTTCTTCTACAATCTCTTTTAAGAGATGATATTGAAACCGATTAGCAATTTCTTTAGCGAGTGAGGTTTTTCCAACACCAATGGGACCCTCTACTGTAATAAATGGTGTTTGATTCATTATACATCCTCCTTAACTCCTTAAAAAATATTTCTCTACTTTATATAGGAGACAGAAAGCCTCACAATTCGTCAAAATAGAACAATATTTTTAACAGGCAAAATCTATTTTAACATAGACTCCCTATGAGTTGGTAAAAAATAAAAAATCCTACTTTTGGAAAGTAGGATTTTTTATTTTTATCGTTTTACGACATTAAAATTTTCATTTATTAAGAGCCAATTTTGTGGGAAAGGCAAACCGAGTTTCCAGTAACTAATGCCACGTAAGCCTAATTCTTTAATAAGATCGAACTTGGCTTGTATAGACCTGGCATCTTCAAACCACACCTTATGCTCCTTTCCTTCCTGGTCAGTGTAATTAAAATGTGGTGCTTGTGCTTTGTAGTCATATTGAATGGCTACATTATTTTCAGCAGCAAGTTCAATTGCACGTTGAGGACTTACAGCTTTGGCATATTGACCGCCTGGAACATAAGGTAATGTCCAATCATAGCCATATAGATTTTGCCCCATCATAATTTTTGAACCTGGCATTTCTGTCAGGGCATACTCCAACACTTCACGTACTGGTCCAATTGGTGACACCGGCATTGCAGGTCCTCCGCTATAGCCCCATTCATAGGTCATTATAACAACAAAGTCGACAATTTCTCCATGTGCCTTATAATCATGAGCTTCATACCATTTTCCCTTTTGAGTAGCACTTGTTTTAGGTGCAAGTGCTGTAGACATTAGGTAACCTTCTGCACTTAAGCGATTCTTTGCTTTTCGGAGGAAGGAGTTATACCGTTCCCTGTCTTCAGGTCGCAAGTATTCCATATCAAAGTGAATATCTCTAAAATTATATTTTTTTGCAGTAGTAATAATATTCGTAAGTAACTTGTTTTGTAAATCCTCACTTGTTAGAATAATTCGTCCAAGCTCATCACTAAATTGTCCATTCTCAAGATTTGTTACAACCATCATCAGGGTAACACCGTTTTGAGTTGCTATAGTAGGAAAGTTGTTCAGTAAGGGTTCTTTTAAAGATGCATCACGTTGAATTTGGAAACTAAAAGGAGCCAAATAGGTTAAATATGGTGCAGCATCGCGAGCCGCATTTTCTATTTCTGGTTTGACGGTATTACCTATTGGCTCTACATATGCATTTGTTTCTGCATTTCTTTTAGGCAGAGGTGGAATATATAGACGAGTCCCAACTGCCAAAGGCTGATTCACAGAAATACGGTTTATTTGTGCTAGACGTTGATAAGAAATACCAAAGCGATTTGCAACAGACCAAAGACTATCCCCGGGTTTAATCCAATAGAAACGGCCAATGATTGGAATAACTAATGTTTGACCAACGACAAGACTGGCTGATGTTGAGATCTCATTTGCTTCAGCAATGTCATTGGCGGTTGTTCCATAGGCAGATGCTATACCATAGAGTGATTGCCCTCTTTGGACAACATGTATTTGCATTGTCTAACCTCCCTTATTAAAAATCACCAGTAATATGTTTATTTTCGTATAAGAGTAGAAATGCTACATTTTAAGAATTTTCATCATTAATTTGTTATACTGACTGTAATGAAATTGAAGGAGTTTTTTTCTTTGAAAATTGAATTAGATGAACATTTCATGAAGCTAGCCATAGCTGAGGCAAAAAATGCGGAGTTGTTAGGAGAAGTCCCTATTGGTGCAGTATTAGTAAAGGACAATATGGTGATTGCATCAGCTCATAATTTAAGGGAAACAGAACAGCGGGCCATTGCCCATGCTGAGATGCTAGTTATCGACGAAGGCTGTAAGAAGCTTGGCACATGGCGATTAGAAGAAACTACTTTATATGTTACATTGGAGCCCTGTCCAATGTGCTCGGGAGGTATTGTATTATCTCGTATCCCGAGAGTTGTCTTTGGTGCAAGGGATCCAAAGGGTGGATGTGCAGGAACTATTATGAACTTGCTGGATGAATCAAGGTTTAATCATCAATCAGAAGTTTTATCAGGTGTTTTAGAGGAAGAGTGTGCTGCATTACTTACTACTTTTTTTAAGAATTTGCGTGTTAAAAAGAAAGAAGCAGCAAAGGATTCGAAGAAAAACCAATAATTTACAAGTCAATTCGATTGCATTTTTAGTCCAAACATTATATACTTGGTTATGCGTCAGTGAGGCGCACATAACTTTGGTATCAATTTTGCCGTGCTAAGCGGGGAGGTAGCGGTGCCCTGTACTCGCAATCCGCTCGAGCGAGGCCGAATTCCTTTTAGAGGTTTACCTATTGTAGGGTCTGACCTTAGTAAGTGGTGTTGACGTCTGGGTCCTGCGCAACGAGATCCCACGAACCCTGTCAGGTCCGGAAGGAAGCAGCAGTAAGTGGACAATCTCGTGTGCCGCGGGGGCGCCTGGACCGAGCTAACTGCTAAGGTAACGCCTATGATAGTAAATCGACGAAAGGTGCACGGTAGTTTATACTAATAATAAAAGTTCATGAGGGATTACCTTATGAGCTTTTTTTGTATCTGTAAATACCACTCAATCGTTAATGTCCTTGATATTCTAGCTTTTGTATCTCAACTAGCAAATATCTTTGTAATAGAAAAGAAAGATACGTTATAATAAATATGGATTAATGGTGAAGGAGGGTACTTTTATTTATGGCATATCAAGCGTTATACCGAGTCTGGAGACCTCAAAATTTCCAAGATGTAGTCGGACAAGAGCATATTACAAGAACTTTAAAGAATGCCCTTCTTCAAGAAAAGATATCACACGCCTATTTATTTTCTGGACCAAGGGGTACCGGGAAAACGAGTGCTGCAAAAATAATTGCCAAAGCCATTAA
This window contains:
- a CDS encoding D-alanyl-D-alanine carboxypeptidase; translation: MVNLRGGVIVKERKKSFLFYLVVMSVIIATLFPGSRAAAESDILDIKGHSAILVDANTGMILYEKESDTALPTASMTKMMTEYLVLEAIKDGKISWEQETGISEYVYKISQFRSLSNVPLRLDGTYTVKELYEAMAIYSANGATIALAELVAGSETNFVKMMNDKAEELKLVNYKFVNSTGLNNKDLLGNHPKGTDQAEENLMSAKATATLAYNLLKDYPEVLDTASIPTKVFREGTEDSIDMINWNEMLPGLGSEYAGVDGLKTGSTDLAGYCFTGTATKGDTRFISVVMKTDSRTARFVETKKLLDYGFSNFEKLEVVAAGYQEKGKKTVKVQKGKENTVEIEAAKPIALLVKRGEKENYKPVVKISKKSVEAPVKEGTKVGTVTVEYKGEGSLSFLTEKGGELVKSDIVTTDNVEKANWFVLLMKAIGGFFGDLWTSSAEGIKGLF
- a CDS encoding deoxynucleoside kinase, with protein sequence MNQTPFITVEGPIGVGKTSLAKEIANRFQYHLLKEIVEENPFLGKFYTDIEEWSFQTEMFFLCNRYKQLEDIHTKYLSKNQPVVADYHIMKNIIFAERTLNDYQFQKYQQIYDILTRDMPTPNVIIYLRASLDTLLCRVAKRGREIEKQMSAAYLQQLLEDYDRAMEYFKLTNPHIPILTFNGDDLDFVMNEKDLENILSTVELTVKGRAVL
- the guaB gene encoding IMP dehydrogenase; translation: MWENKFVKEGLTFDDVLLMPAKSEVLPRDVDLRTVLTDNLKLNIPIISAGMDTVTEADMAIAMARQGGLGIIHKNMSIEKQAEQVDKVKRSESGVITDPFFLTPDHQVYDAEHLMGKYRISGVPIVNNLEEQRLVGIITNRDLRFIQDFSITISDVMTKENLVTAPVGTTLEQAEKILQKYKIEKLPLVNENGILKGLITIKDLEKVIEFPNSAKDSQGRLLVGAAVGVTADTMVRVEKLIKANVDCLVLDTAHGHSKGVLDKVREIKATYPSISLIAGNVATAEATRDLIEAGADVIKVGIGPGSICTTRVVAGVGVPQITAIYDCATEAKKYGVSIIADGGIKYSGDIVKALAAGGNAVMLGSLLAGVSESPGEREIYQGRQFKVYRGMGSVGAMEKGSKDRYFQENNQKAVPEGIEGRVPYKGPLVDTIYQLLGGIKSGMGYCGTPTLLELREFSRFVKMSGAGLRESHPHNIQITKEAPNYSL
- the pdxT gene encoding pyridoxal 5'-phosphate synthase glutaminase subunit PdxT; protein product: MVKIGVLGLQGAVREHVLAIEACGAEVTVVKRPEQLEELDGLVLPGGESTTMRRLIDKYGFMEPLRNFAEHGKPMFGTCAGLILLAKNIAGHNEAHLAVMDMTVERNAFGRQRESFEAELMITGVAEDFVGVFIRAPYVIEVGEDVEVLSKHNGRIVAARQGQFLACAFHPELTDDHRFAQYFVNMVKESI
- a CDS encoding nucleoside deaminase, with translation MELDEHFMKLAIAEAKNAELLGEVPIGAVLVKDNMVIASAHNLRETEQRAIAHAEMLVIDEGCKKLGTWRLEETTLYVTLEPCPMCSGGIVLSRIPRVVFGARDPKGGCAGTIMNLLDESRFNHQSEVLSGVLEEECAALLTTFFKNLRVKKKEAAKDSKKNQ
- the serS gene encoding serine--tRNA ligase → MLDLKHLRANFEEVKEKLKFRGEDLSDLGKFEDLDVKRRTLITEAEELKSKRNEVSQQISILKREKKDADSLITEMREVGDRIKVLDDELRAVEQELELLLLSIPNIPHESVPIGETEDDNITVKEWGDVPQFNFEPKPHWDVATGLGVLDFERAGKVTGSRFVFYKGLGARLERALLNFMLDLHIEEHGYEEVIPPFIVNRDSMTGTGQLPKFEEDAFKIVGEDYFLIPTSEVPVTNLHRDEILNGEQLPIGYAAFSACFRSEAGSAGRDTRGLIRQHQFNKVELVRFVKPEDSYEELEKLTGHAEKVLQLLELPYRVLSMCTADLGFTAAKKYDIEVWIPSYNTYREISSCSNFEAFQARRANIRFRREPNAKPEHVHTLNGSGLAIGRTVAAILENYQQEDGTVIIPKVLRPYMGNKEIIG
- a CDS encoding LysM peptidoglycan-binding domain-containing protein, whose amino-acid sequence is MQIHVVQRGQSLYGIASAYGTTANDIAEANEISTSASLVVGQTLVIPIIGRFYWIKPGDSLWSVANRFGISYQRLAQINRISVNQPLAVGTRLYIPPLPKRNAETNAYVEPIGNTVKPEIENAARDAAPYLTYLAPFSFQIQRDASLKEPLLNNFPTIATQNGVTLMMVVTNLENGQFSDELGRIILTSEDLQNKLLTNIITTAKKYNFRDIHFDMEYLRPEDRERYNSFLRKAKNRLSAEGYLMSTALAPKTSATQKGKWYEAHDYKAHGEIVDFVVIMTYEWGYSGGPAMPVSPIGPVREVLEYALTEMPGSKIMMGQNLYGYDWTLPYVPGGQYAKAVSPQRAIELAAENNVAIQYDYKAQAPHFNYTDQEGKEHKVWFEDARSIQAKFDLIKELGLRGISYWKLGLPFPQNWLLINENFNVVKR
- the pdxS gene encoding pyridoxal 5'-phosphate synthase lyase subunit PdxS, with translation MSQLGTERVKRGMAEMQKGGVIMDVVNAEQAKIAEEAGAVAVMALERVPADIRAAGGVARMADPTIVEEVVNAVSIPVMAKARIGHIVEARVLESLGVDYIDESEVLTPADEEYHIDKRQFTVPFVCGCRDLGEAARRIGEGASMLRTKGEPGTGNIVEAVRHMRKVNAQIRKLVAMSEDEVMMEAKLLGAPFELLLEIKRLGRLPVVNFAAGGVATPADAALMMQLGSDGVFVGSGIFKSENPAKFARAIVEATTHYEDYELIASLSKGLGTAMKGVDISSLLPEQRMQERGW
- a CDS encoding deoxynucleoside kinase; protein product: MNLREKYGIPSDAVITIAGTVGVGKSTMTNSLANALGFRTSFEKVDTNPYLDKFYMDFERWSFHLQIYFLAERFKEQKKIFEYGGGFIQDRSIYEDTGIFAKMHFDKGTMTAVDYETYTSLFEAMVMTPYFPHPNLLIYLEGSLDDILDRIKLRGRPMEQQTPVEYWQEMHGRYEEWINNFSACPVLRLNINDYDIMADENSIEPIIQKIGHFMEQTRRIKTPVKL